A genomic segment from Gossypium hirsutum isolate 1008001.06 chromosome D04, Gossypium_hirsutum_v2.1, whole genome shotgun sequence encodes:
- the LOC107899479 gene encoding pentatricopeptide repeat-containing protein At3g62890, protein MLPFEISPLLPLLESCKTIKQAFQVHAQIILNGFQHHVFPISRLISFFALLGSEEGLNYSQVLFCQIEHPNRFIYNTMIRGFSHSKFPEKALVFYSSMLHHVNQSPNNFTFPFLLNSCARLSTLKPGVQVHSHIIKFGFDLDLYVGNALMHFYSVFKHLNDAQIVFEGSLVRDLVSYNTMINGCGLVGRPGPALRLFRKLQVSGVVPDEFTFVALLSAFSSLDDCRIGKQIHGFVYRNLSCVESNGLLKTAILDMYAKSGLMDLAERVFSSMASNKSTAAWSSMISGYARRGETAAARRMFDQMDRRDLICWTAMISGYSQSGQYSEALELFAQMEDLGIRPDECTMAAVLSACAGLGALSLGERLHSRYIGGELCSQNIILSTALIDMYSKSGKIDSSLNMFHGIPKGLRTVSLFNSMISGLAQHGLGESALAVFREMESLGLRPDSVSFVAVLSACSHSGLIEEGKELFRSMLDVYGIRPHKEHYGCMVDLLGRDGCLDEAYDLIRSMPFEANSVIWRALLGSCKLHGNVKIGEVAAQKLIELEPDHGAHYILLSNMLANTNKWEQAVRVRKLMEDKGIQKPPGWSYTEFQGTIHWFLASDKSHLQDKRIESMLQDMAMQLKSAGYVPNTAQVVFDIDEEEKETVVSYHSEKLALAFGLVNSSTGETIRIMKNLRICGDCHSAFKLLSKIYCREIIVRDASRFHHFKNGCCSCKDFW, encoded by the coding sequence ATGCTACCTTTTGAAATCTCACCACTATTGCCTTTGTTAGAATCTTGTAAAACCATCAAACAAGCATTTCAAGTTCATGCTCAAATAATCCTCAATGGATTCCAACACCATGTCTTCCCCATTAGCAGACTCATCTCTTTCTTTGCCTTGCTGGGTTCCGAAGAGGGTCTTAACTACTCTCAGGTTCTCTTCTGCCAAATTGAACACCCAAATCGGTTCATATACAACACCATGATAAGGGGGTTTTCCCATAGTAAATTCCCTGAAAAAGCACTTGTCTTCTACTCATCCATGCTCCACCATGTAAACCAATCTCCGAACAACTTCACTTTCCCATTCTTACTCAATTCCTGTGCAAGACTATCTACCCTTAAACCAGGAGTTCAAGTTCACAGTCATATCATAAAATTTGGGTTTGACTTGGATCTTTATGTTGGGAATGCTTTGATGCATTTCTATTCggttttcaaacatttaaatGATGCCCAGATTGTATTTGAAGGAAGTCTTGTTAGAGACCTTGTTTCTTATAATACCATGATAAATGGGTGTGGTTTAGTGGGCCGACCAGGGCCTGCTCTGCGTCTATTTAGAAAATTGCAAGTGTCTGGCGTTGTGCCTGATGAGTTCACTTTTGTTGCTTTGTTGTCTGCATTTTCATCATTGGATGATTGTAGGATTGGGAAACAGATTCATGGTTTTGTTTACAGGAACCTCTCTTGTGTTGAATCTAACGGATTGCTTAAGACTGCTATTCTTGATATGTATGCAAAGTCTGGGTTGATGGATTTGGCTGAGAGGGTGTTTAGCTCAATGGCAAGTAATAAAAGCACTGCAGCTTGGAGTTCCATGATATCGGGGTATGCTCGACGTGGAGAAACTGCGGCTGCTAGAAGGATGTTTGATCAGATGGACCGACGGGATTTGATTTGTTGGACGGCTATGATTAGTGGTTATTCCCAGTCAGGACAATATAGTGAAGCATTGGAACTTTTTGCACAGATGGAAGATTTGGGAATAAGACCAGATGAATGTACTATGGCTGCTGTTCTTTCAGCCTGTGCCGGACTCGGAGCTCTTAGTTTAGGTGAGAGGCTTCATAGTAGGTACATAGGGGGTGAGTTATGCAGCCAAAATATTATTCTTTCGACTGCATTAATCGATATGTATTCAAAAAGTGGAAAGATAGATTCTTCTCTAAATATGTTTCACGGGATCCCGAAGGGTTTAAGGACTGTTTCACTTTTCAATTCCATGATCTCTGGTCTAGCTCAGCATGGTCTTGGTGAGTCTGCTTTAGCTGTTTTTAGGGAAATGGAATCATTAGGGCTGAGACCAGATAGTGTTAGCTTTGTGGCAGTTTTATCCGCTTGCAGCCACAGTGGGCTAATTGAAGAGGGCAAAGAATTATTTAGATCAATGTTGGATGTCTATGGTATTAGACCACATAAGGAACATTATGGTTGCATGGTTGACCTCCTTGGCAGAGATGGTTGCTTGGATGAAGCTTATGATTTAATTCGAAGTATGCCATTTGAGGCCAATTCAGTAATATGGAGAGCTTTATTGGGTTCTTGTAAACTCCATGGAAATGTTAAGATTGGTGAAGTTGCTGCCCAAAAACTTATCGAACTGGAGCCTGATCATGGAGCTCATTACATTTTGTTGTCCAACATGCTTGCCAATACGAACAAATGGGAACAAGCTGTGAGAGTTCGGAAGTTGATGGAAGATAAGGGCATCCAGAAGCCACCTGGGTGGAGCTATACTGAGTTTCAGGGGACCATTCATTGGTTTTTGGCTAGTGACAAGTCTCACTTGCAAGACAAAAGGATTGAATCCATGCTCCAGGATATGGCAATGCAGCTTAAATCTGCCGGGTATGTTCCCAATACCGCACAAGTAGTGTTTGATATTGATGAAGAAGAGAAGGAAACTGTTGTCTCATATCACAGTGAGAAATTGGCATTGGCATTTGGGCTAGTCAACTCCAGTACCGGAGAAACCATAAGAATAATGAAGAACCTTCGTATTTGCGGAGATTGTCACTCAGCCTTTAAGCTTCTATCTAAAATTTACTGTCGAGAAATCATAGTTAGGGATGCCAGCAGGTTCCACCATTTTAAGAATGGATGTTGCTCTTGTAAGGACTTTTGGTGA
- the LOC107899478 gene encoding FAD synthase — protein sequence MEIDKAIRESDDKRLKTKYNNAIYVIKRALALYSIEEVAFSFNGGKDSTVLLHLLRAGYFLHRVEQSCSNGVQIDFPIRTIYFESTSVFPEINTFTYDTSKTYGLQMDIIRTDFKSGLEALLKSKPIRAIFLGVRIGDPTAVGQEQFSPSSPGWPPFMRVNPILDWSYRDVWAFLLTCTVQYCSLYDQGYTSIGSIYDTVPNALLSISSTSSKEKFKPAYLLPDGRLERAGRVKKNSPLDGTRSPAVNNGLDSVNSHKNRMFTASVIGVGDEILFGTVEDQLGPLLCKKLHSIGWMTSRSTVVRNDIDSVAEEVDRCKSVSDLVFLYGGVGPLHSDVTSASVAKAFGVRLAPDEEFEEFLRHLIGDHCTGDRNEMAQLPEGITELLHHEKLPVPLIKCCNVIVLSATNATELEKQWDCLIELTGSDGFLVTIESYSSKRLTTNLTDVETAQPLSKLCLEFPDLYIGCFRRSRQGPLVISFEGKDPSRVQAGVEALCKKFNAGAFSEVN from the exons ATGGAGATCGATAAAGCAATCAGAGAAAGTGATGATAAGAGGCTTAAGACCAAGTACAACAACGCCATCTATGTTATTAAAAGAGCTCTTGCTCTTTACTC TATTGAAGAGGTTGCTTTCAGCTTCAATGGAGGAAAGGATTCTACT GTTTTGCTGCACCTTCTTAGGGCTGGCTATTTTTTGCATAGAGTGGAACAAAGTTGTTCTAATGGGGTTCAGATAGATTTTCCAATTCGAACAATATATTTTGAGAGCACTTCTGTGTTCCCCGAAATAAATACATTTACCTATGATACATCCAAGac TTATGGCTTGCAAATGGATATTATCCGCACGGATTTCAAGTCCGGTTTAGAGGCTTTGCTAAAGTCTAAACCAATCAGAGCGATATTTCTTGGCGTCCGAATCGGTGATCCTACTGCG GTAGGCCAAGAGCAGTTCTCCCCTAGCTCACCAGGATGGCCACCTTTCATGAGAGTAAATCCTATCTTGGACTGGTCATACAG AGATGTGTGGGCTTTCCTCTTAACCTGCACGGTCCAATACTGCAGCCTTTATGACCAAGG TTACACTTCAATTGGAAGCATTTATGATACAGTGCCAAATGCATTGCTTTCCATCAGCAGCACCTCCAGCAAAGAGAAATTTAAACCTGCATATTTGCTTCCTGATGGAAGACTAGAAAGGGCTGGGAGAGTTAAAAAGAATTCTCCTCTAGATGGCACTCGTTCTCCTGCTGTCAACAATGGCCTAGACAGTGTGAATTCACACAAAAACAGGATGTTTACTGCCTCAGTAATTGGTGTGGGGGATGAGATTCT GTTTGGCACTGTTGAGGATCAGTTGGGACCTTTATTGTGCAAAAAGCTCCATTCTATAGGTTGGATGACATCACGATCTACTGTTGTTAGGAATGAT ATAGATTCTGTGGCTGAAGAGGTTGATCGATGTAAATCTGTCAGTGACTTG GTATTTTTGTATGGAGGAGTGGGCCCTTTGCATTCTGATGTTACTTCAGCTAGCGTGGCAAAGGCTTTTGGGGTTCGCCTG GCTCCTGATGAAGAGTTTGAGGAATTTCTAAGGCATCTTATTGGTGACCACTGCACTGGTGATCGAAATGAG ATGGCTCAGTTACCCGAAGGCATCACTGAACTATTGCATCACGAAAAGCTGCCGGTGCCTCTG ATCAAATGCTGTAATGTAATTGTACTTTCTGCAACAAATGCTACCGAGCTGGAAAAGCAGTGGGATTGTCTGATCGAATTGACTGGATCTGATGGCTTCTTAGTGACAATCGAATCATACTCCTCAAAGCGCTTGACGACAAATCTAACAGAT GTAGAAACTGCTCAACCCCTATCCAAACTTTGTCTTGAATTTCCAGACCTTTACATTG GCTGTTTCCGCAGATCTAGACAAGGACCTCTCGTAATTAGCTTTGAGGGCAAG GATCCATCTAGAGTTCAGGCAGGTGTTGAAGCATTGTGCAAGAAGTTCAATGCAGGGGCATTCTCTGAAGTCAACTAG
- the LOC107898446 gene encoding thioredoxin-like 3-3, whose protein sequence is MEDSGESSKKKGLEGTGLDLPPNKHGNLKSASSDENLKHILLRVKTSKTPTVINYGASWCGVCSQILPAFCKLSNQFPNLSFVYADIDECPETTQHIRYTPTFHFYRDGERVDEMFGAGEERLHDRLWLHS, encoded by the exons ATGGAGGACTCTGGagagagcagcaagaagaaagggTTGGAAGGCACAGGCTTGGATCTGCCACCCAATAAGCATGGCAACTTGAAGAGTGCTTCCAGCGATGAAAACCTTAAGCACATTCTTCTTCGTGTCAAAACCTCTAAAACTCCT ACGGTTATCAATTACGGAGCCTCATG GTGCGGTGTTTGTAGCCAGATTCTTCCTGCATTTTGCAAGTTGAGCAACCAGTTCCCAAACTTATCATTCGTGTATGCTGATATTGATGAATGTCCTGAAACAACGCAGCATATTCGTTACACTCCTACGTTTCATTTTTATCGAGATGGTGAAAGAGTGGACGAGATGTTCGGTGCTGGGGAAGAGCGGCTTCATGATCGCTTGTGGTTACATTCCTGA